TTTATTGGTTGTCTAAGTCTTGTGGTTGGAAAAATTGATTGTAACGTTCTTCATCTTCTTGGTTATCACGGATAACTTTAGCAAGAGTGAATGAAGAAGAAATCAATCCGACAGAACCCATGAGATAGTATCCTTTAACCATCAAAGGCTCTTTCAAAGTATAGAGGCCAATGAGAACAAGAGTCACAAAGAAGGCGAATGAGCCCCAAGCCATAAACATAAAGGCTGGTGTATTCCGATAAGTTTTCTTTTTAAGGTTGTTCATATCTAAAATCTCCTTTTCGATTTTTTTTATTGTATCATGAGTTCCTGAAGCAGTCAATGAAATAGAGGTTATTTTAATCAGACTGAACAATTCGTATTAGTTTGTATCATCTTAGTAAGATGTTTAAAAGTATTTTATTTTTAAAATATGGTTTATTTAAGTAAACTTTAAGATAAGGACGTTATACTAATACCATCAAATGAAGACCTCCTAACTTTATTTGATAGAAATCCTAAAACTTTTTCATAATAATCTCCCATAAGAGCCACCAAATTCGGTGGCTTTTTTTGTATTCAGAAGCGGGTCGGATTACTTCCTCTGCCCTATTTTTTGCTATAATAGTTCTATGAGTAGAATTTTAGATAATGAATTAATGGGGGATGAGGAGCTGGTAGAACGTACCCTCCGTCCTCAGTATTTACGAGAATATATCGGTCAGGATAAGGTTAAGGATCAGCTGAAGATTTTTATCGAAGCGGCTAAATTGCGGGATGAGGCCTTGGATCATGCCTTGCTTTTTGGCCCTCCGGGTCTAGGAAAGACGACCATGGCCTTTGTCATTGCCAACGAACTCGGTGTGAATATCAAGCAGACTTCTGGCCCAGTCATTGAAAAGGCTGGTGATTTGGTGGCCATTCTCAATGATTTGGAGCCAGGTGACGTTCTTTTTATCGATGAGATCCACCGTTTGCCTATGGCAGTGGAGGAAGTGCTCTACAGCGCCATGGAGGACTTTTACATTGACATTATGATTGGGACTGGCGAGACCAGTCGCAGCGTCCATCTGGAATTGCCACCTTTCACGCTAATTGGGGCGACCACTCGGGCGGGCATGCTGTCTAATCCTCTGCGGGCTCGTTTTGGGATTACTGGTCATATGGAGTATTATGAAGCCAGCGACCTGACCGAAATCGTCGAGCGGACGGCAGAGATTTTTGAGATGGATATTACCCACGAGGCTGCTCGAGAGCTGGCTCTGCGTAGCCGGGGCACGCCGCGGATTGCCAATCGTCTGCTCAAGCGGGTGCGAGACTACGCCCAGATTATGGGGGATGGACTGGTCGATGCTCAGATCACAGACAAGGCCTTATCCATGCTGGACGTGGATCGAGAAGGGCTGGACTATGTAGATCAGAAAATCCTACGAACCATGATTGAAGTTTATGGGGGTGGTCCAGTCGGGCTGGGGACACTTTCAGTCAATATTGCTGAGGAGCGCGAAACGGTGGAAGACATGTATGAGCCTTACCTGATTCAGAAAGGCTTTGTTATGCGGACACGGACTGGGCGCGTGGCGACTCGTAAAGCCTATGAGCATCTGGGATATGAGTATATGGAGGAATGATGACCGATCAGGAGATTTTAGAGAGACTGGGTCAGGATCAGGCTATCCGAGAGATTTTGGAGATGATCCGCAGCCTAGAATTGAAAGATTCTTGGCTGGCTGCAGGCAGTGTCAGAAATTTTATCTGGAATATCTTGTCTAGCAAGCCGGGCTTTGATGCTGAAACGGATGTGGATGTCATATTCTTTGACCCAACTGTGTCCTATGAGAAAACTTTGCAGCTGGAGATGGAGCTGAGAAAAGCTTTTCCCGCTTATTCTTGGGAACTGAAAAATCAAGTTTATATGCACATTCATAGCCCCAACACCCAGCCCTATACTAGCTCGAAAGATGCCATGAGCAAGTATCCTGAGTGCTGCAGGCTATCGGTCTGCGATTGCTGGGAGATGACAAGCTAGAGCTCTTTGCTCCCTATGGTTTGGCAGATATTCGGGCATTTCAGGTGCGACCAACATCACATTTTTTAGCGGATGCAGAGCGGAAGAAGCTTTATATGCAAAGAATCCGCAAGAAAAACTGGCAGGCTAAATGGCCACAATTAAGTTTTGAACATCCTTCTGAAGAAAAGTAAAGTTGAATCTGGTGCAAGCTAGATTGAGTGGGTGACTGCCTAAATGATCTGTACTCTGAAACTCAGACACAAAAGCTAACGGCATAATTAGCGGTTTTTCAGAGTCCGCTTCCGCTGTCACAGAATAATCAAGAAAGCTCCACTGTTTTCTTTTTATTCTGGTATAATAGATTTATGAAGAAAATTGTATTTGTTTGTTTAGGAAATATCTGCCGTAGTCCGATGGCAGAATTTGTTATGAAAAGTCTGACCGATGATATACACATTGAGAGTCGAGCGACATCTAGTTGGGAACATGGCAACCCTATACATCAGGGGACTCAGGCTATTTTTAAGAAACATGCGATTTCTTATGATAAGAGAAAAAGTTCTCAGCAGATTTCCTCGCAAGATTTTGCAGAATTTGACTATATCATCGGCATGGATGAAGCCAATATTCTAGATTTGAAGAAAATGGCGCCAGTGGATTTTCAGGATAAAATCTACCAGTTTGCTGATCTCGGTGTGCCA
This genomic window from Streptococcus cristatus AS 1.3089 contains:
- the ruvB gene encoding Holliday junction branch migration DNA helicase RuvB; protein product: MSRILDNELMGDEELVERTLRPQYLREYIGQDKVKDQLKIFIEAAKLRDEALDHALLFGPPGLGKTTMAFVIANELGVNIKQTSGPVIEKAGDLVAILNDLEPGDVLFIDEIHRLPMAVEEVLYSAMEDFYIDIMIGTGETSRSVHLELPPFTLIGATTRAGMLSNPLRARFGITGHMEYYEASDLTEIVERTAEIFEMDITHEAARELALRSRGTPRIANRLLKRVRDYAQIMGDGLVDAQITDKALSMLDVDREGLDYVDQKILRTMIEVYGGGPVGLGTLSVNIAEERETVEDMYEPYLIQKGFVMRTRTGRVATRKAYEHLGYEYMEE
- a CDS encoding low molecular weight protein-tyrosine-phosphatase, with amino-acid sequence MKKIVFVCLGNICRSPMAEFVMKSLTDDIHIESRATSSWEHGNPIHQGTQAIFKKHAISYDKRKSSQQISSQDFAEFDYIIGMDEANILDLKKMAPVDFQDKIYQFADLGVPDPWYTGDFDETYELVLAGCHKWLERLNG
- a CDS encoding YiaA/YiaB family inner membrane protein, whose product is MNNLKKKTYRNTPAFMFMAWGSFAFFVTLVLIGLYTLKEPLMVKGYYLMGSVGLISSSFTLAKVIRDNQEDEERYNQFFQPQDLDNQ